A section of the Streptomyces sp. SLBN-118 genome encodes:
- a CDS encoding ATP-grasp domain-containing protein, with product MSVVPGPPQVVICKWNVHLTRSMLDLTPHVFVILDEFDTAYMDPDWELLAKAERVYRIKDFDSIEEIAAIAADLALRGAEISRIVSFTEFSQFGAGYLGVLLGLSDDPMQHVAFRDKRLMKDRVRRAGVPAAAWATLADPSDEADVAAVRERLAFPVVIKPVAGSGAIGTVRVDRPEELDQVLRGIEPDPHLKSHQLAVEEFVSGREYHVDALWRDGEAHYLIISAYYRPRMAVLDEDPAAGDTPRDGSYVVNEEDAPALHRRMRELHRKVNGALGITDGPTHLEVFERPDGELVFSEIASRMAGAWIGAGISAWLGYEIHEAIAASAVTGTIPAPAPSRPYLGGLHLRPEGPGRITAIPEEAEMLAVDGVLRAQRLRAVGDTVEHAHPSEWCAFVTLGAGSRKEYDALARRVTDLLRVEVEPLG from the coding sequence ATGTCTGTAGTGCCCGGACCGCCGCAGGTCGTCATCTGCAAGTGGAACGTCCACCTCACCAGGTCCATGCTGGACCTCACCCCCCATGTCTTCGTCATCCTGGACGAGTTCGACACCGCCTACATGGATCCGGACTGGGAGCTGCTGGCGAAGGCCGAACGGGTCTACCGGATCAAGGACTTCGATTCGATCGAGGAGATCGCCGCGATCGCCGCGGACCTCGCCCTGCGCGGCGCCGAGATCAGCCGCATCGTCAGCTTCACAGAGTTCAGCCAGTTCGGCGCCGGATACCTCGGAGTGCTGCTCGGACTCTCGGACGACCCGATGCAGCACGTCGCCTTCCGGGACAAGCGGTTGATGAAGGACCGGGTACGCCGGGCGGGCGTACCCGCCGCGGCGTGGGCCACCCTCGCGGACCCCTCCGACGAGGCGGACGTCGCCGCCGTCCGGGAGCGGCTGGCCTTCCCGGTGGTGATCAAGCCGGTGGCCGGATCGGGTGCCATCGGGACGGTCAGGGTCGACCGGCCTGAGGAACTCGACCAGGTGCTCCGGGGCATCGAGCCCGACCCCCACCTGAAGTCGCACCAACTCGCCGTCGAGGAGTTCGTCTCCGGGCGCGAGTACCACGTGGACGCCCTGTGGCGGGACGGCGAGGCCCACTACCTGATCATCAGCGCCTACTACCGTCCGCGGATGGCGGTCCTCGACGAGGACCCGGCGGCCGGCGACACCCCCCGCGACGGCAGCTACGTCGTCAACGAGGAGGACGCCCCGGCTCTCCACCGGCGGATGCGCGAGCTGCACCGGAAAGTCAACGGTGCCCTGGGCATCACCGACGGCCCCACCCACCTGGAGGTCTTCGAACGGCCCGACGGTGAACTGGTCTTCTCCGAGATCGCCTCCCGGATGGCGGGCGCCTGGATCGGAGCCGGGATCAGCGCCTGGCTCGGCTACGAGATCCACGAGGCCATCGCGGCCAGCGCCGTCACGGGCACGATTCCCGCGCCCGCCCCGAGCCGGCCCTACCTCGGCGGACTCCACCTGCGCCCCGAGGGGCCCGGCCGGATCACCGCGATCCCCGAGGAGGCCGAGATGCTCGCCGTCGACGGAGTGCTGCGGGCGCAGCGGCTCCGCGCGGTCGGCGACACCGTCGAGCACGCCCACCCGTCCGAGTGGTGCGCCTTCGTGACCCTGGGGGCCGGGAGCCGCAAGGAATACGACGCCCTGGCTCGCCGCGTGACCGATCTGCTGCGGGTCGAGGTCGAGCCCCTCGGATGA
- a CDS encoding alpha/beta fold hydrolase: MQNLPTFVFVHGAFANSFSFAPLQAELALLGHRSVAVDLPGHGFEATFPATYQAPQDLDALAAEPGSIKGVTLADNAARVIEVLEQAKRNGPTILVAHSRGGITTTAAANARPELIDQITYVSAWCPVDLDVSDYYAQPEMADVDAGAFAATLVGNPAELGLLRTNFRTADPVALAAFKRAFAADLTDDEFRTFLNTFQPDENLDVGTSADRAQATTWGRIPKTYVRLAADASIPLAAQDRMIREANALTPDNPFDVRTLEGSHLRWLVHPKPAAELLANLAAR; the protein is encoded by the coding sequence ATGCAGAATCTGCCGACATTCGTTTTCGTTCATGGGGCCTTCGCAAATTCGTTCTCGTTCGCGCCGCTGCAGGCCGAGCTCGCCTTACTTGGGCACCGCTCGGTCGCGGTCGACCTTCCGGGGCACGGATTTGAGGCGACCTTCCCCGCGACCTACCAGGCTCCCCAGGATCTCGACGCCCTCGCCGCAGAACCGGGAAGCATCAAGGGAGTCACGCTCGCCGACAACGCCGCCCGCGTGATCGAAGTCCTCGAACAGGCCAAGCGGAACGGGCCCACCATCCTCGTCGCCCACAGCAGGGGCGGCATCACGACCACCGCTGCCGCCAACGCCCGGCCCGAGCTGATCGACCAGATCACTTACGTCTCCGCCTGGTGCCCCGTCGATCTGGACGTGAGCGACTACTACGCCCAGCCGGAGATGGCGGACGTCGACGCGGGAGCCTTCGCTGCCACGCTCGTCGGGAACCCTGCCGAACTCGGTCTCCTCCGGACCAACTTCCGCACCGCCGACCCGGTGGCACTCGCCGCGTTCAAGCGAGCGTTCGCCGCCGACCTCACCGATGACGAGTTCCGGACCTTCCTGAACACCTTCCAGCCCGATGAGAACCTCGACGTCGGTACGTCCGCCGACCGGGCACAGGCCACGACCTGGGGCCGGATTCCCAAGACCTATGTGCGCCTGGCCGCCGATGCCAGCATTCCGCTCGCCGCGCAGGACCGCATGATTCGCGAAGCCAACGCGCTCACACCCGACAACCCCTTCGACGTCCGGACACTCGAGGGGAGTCACCTGCGCTGGCTCGTCCACCCGAAGCCCGCCGCCGAGCTGCTCGCAAACCTCGCAGCGCGCTGA
- a CDS encoding class I SAM-dependent methyltransferase codes for MTTVSDIEKMNYNQLIGVVRETNRPPGGIRSIAQIAANGFLTKDSHVLEIGTSTGITAVELAKLVGCRITAIDINEESLVEARRRAEEAGVAHLITFERKDATDTGYPSGAFDMVFCGNVTSLIPDRDKALAEYTRVLKTGGFIGAIPMYYIDTPSDQLIDDVRAAIQVDITPLYRDFWIDFFVGGERHAYFVQDYRFDAVPTDEVDRFVDDILRRPHLAELQEDARKLVQERYREYMQLFRVNLSHMGFTTLLLRKEPADVEPELFVSTAV; via the coding sequence ATGACCACCGTCAGCGACATCGAGAAGATGAACTACAACCAGCTCATCGGCGTGGTCCGCGAGACCAACCGCCCGCCGGGCGGCATTCGCAGCATCGCCCAGATCGCCGCCAACGGCTTCCTCACCAAGGACTCGCACGTCCTGGAGATCGGCACCAGTACCGGCATCACCGCCGTCGAGCTGGCCAAGCTCGTCGGCTGCCGGATCACCGCGATCGACATCAACGAGGAGAGCCTCGTCGAGGCCCGCCGCCGCGCGGAGGAGGCGGGCGTCGCCCACCTCATCACCTTCGAGCGCAAGGACGCCACCGACACCGGCTACCCGTCCGGCGCGTTCGACATGGTGTTCTGCGGAAACGTCACCTCGCTGATCCCGGACCGGGACAAGGCCCTCGCCGAGTACACCCGAGTCCTCAAGACCGGCGGCTTCATCGGCGCGATCCCGATGTACTACATCGACACCCCGTCCGACCAGCTGATCGACGACGTGCGGGCCGCCATCCAGGTGGACATCACCCCGCTCTACCGCGACTTCTGGATCGACTTCTTCGTCGGCGGCGAGCGGCACGCCTACTTCGTACAGGACTACCGCTTCGATGCCGTCCCCACCGACGAGGTCGACCGCTTCGTGGACGACATCCTGCGCCGTCCCCACCTCGCCGAACTGCAGGAGGACGCCCGCAAGCTGGTCCAGGAGCGCTACCGCGAGTACATGCAGCTGTTCCGGGTGAACCTCAGTCACATGGGCTTCACCACCCTGCTGCTCCGTAAGGAGCCGGCGGATGTCGAGCCCGAGCTGTTCGTCTCGACCGCGGTCTGA
- a CDS encoding MFS transporter, with product MTAPLGKQYWLLWSSSSLAALGDGMRLVALPLLAYSVTDDPAHITLIMVFASLPGLLVGPLAGVLVDRLDRRRVIAAANVLRAVPVLVFAAFVQAGEVRLPLIYALALLLPVFEVLVDSAAQPLMSELLPEPLLEKGNSRIFIARMLAQDVLGSPVAGTLMAVSASLPFLVNGATFLGATVLILMLGARSAARGPLSAAAKAPGPDAPGGGVAGVWRNLKEGMEAIWHTPMLRTIALTAAVLNFVLLVGSSLMVVYAKEDLRLTDTQFALLFSAAAVGSALGGWAAPFIVARLGTGPTMTVALLAIGASRAGFGLAHGFWSALTAFFAIGTAWFVFGVAVTSYMQRATPNNLVGRVYATSQAVSYGAAVLAALTAGALARVTSVRSIMLIGGLAAMVCGLAAWRTNSSEPDPHGRDAAEDRDTGPDPVGPGDRAERPEREDDLNTQAID from the coding sequence GTGACAGCCCCTCTGGGAAAGCAGTACTGGCTTCTCTGGTCGTCCTCCAGCCTGGCCGCGCTGGGCGACGGAATGCGACTCGTGGCACTGCCGCTGCTCGCGTACTCCGTCACCGACGACCCGGCGCACATCACCCTGATCATGGTCTTCGCCTCGCTGCCCGGGCTGCTCGTCGGCCCCCTGGCCGGGGTGCTCGTCGACCGGCTGGACCGGCGACGGGTCATCGCCGCCGCCAACGTGCTGCGGGCTGTCCCGGTGCTGGTGTTCGCCGCGTTCGTCCAGGCCGGCGAGGTACGACTCCCACTCATCTACGCCCTGGCGCTGCTGCTCCCGGTCTTCGAGGTCCTGGTGGACAGCGCCGCGCAGCCGCTGATGTCGGAACTGCTGCCGGAACCCCTCCTGGAGAAGGGCAACTCGCGGATCTTCATCGCCCGGATGCTCGCCCAGGACGTCCTGGGCTCGCCCGTCGCCGGAACACTGATGGCGGTCTCCGCCAGCCTGCCGTTCCTGGTCAACGGGGCGACGTTCCTTGGTGCGACGGTCCTCATCCTGATGCTCGGCGCCCGGTCGGCGGCCCGCGGGCCACTGTCGGCGGCCGCGAAGGCCCCGGGACCGGACGCACCGGGCGGCGGCGTCGCCGGGGTCTGGCGGAACCTCAAGGAGGGCATGGAAGCCATCTGGCACACGCCCATGCTGCGCACCATAGCCCTGACCGCGGCCGTACTGAACTTCGTCCTGCTCGTCGGCTCCTCGCTGATGGTGGTCTACGCCAAGGAGGACCTGCGCCTCACCGACACCCAGTTCGCGCTGCTGTTCTCCGCGGCCGCCGTGGGCAGCGCCCTGGGCGGATGGGCCGCGCCGTTCATCGTCGCGCGGCTCGGCACCGGGCCGACCATGACCGTGGCACTGTTGGCGATCGGCGCGTCCCGGGCGGGCTTCGGCCTTGCCCACGGGTTCTGGAGCGCACTCACGGCATTCTTCGCCATCGGCACGGCGTGGTTCGTCTTCGGCGTGGCCGTCACCTCCTACATGCAGCGGGCCACCCCCAACAACCTGGTCGGGCGGGTGTACGCGACGAGCCAGGCGGTGAGCTACGGGGCAGCCGTCCTTGCGGCCCTCACCGCCGGAGCGCTGGCCCGCGTCACCAGCGTCCGCAGCATCATGCTGATCGGCGGCCTCGCCGCGATGGTCTGCGGCCTCGCGGCCTGGCGCACCAATTCCAGCGAACCGGACCCGCATGGCAGGGACGCCGCGGAGGACCGTGACACCGGGCCGGACCCGGTGGGACCCGGCGACCGGGCGGAGCGCCCGGAGCGCGAGGACGACCTGAACACTCAAGCAATCGACTGA
- a CDS encoding PLP-dependent aminotransferase family protein encodes MATAPHPSEAGALAAVAPVHPARIEAARLHESVGDPVLTSMTLLNEIAGRFPDAVSFAAGRPYEGFYDTRALARYLGAFEEYLRGEAGLTDEEVTRAFFQYGRTKGIIHELIARHLANDEGLRTDPEDILVTTGCQEAMVLVLRALCQDRRDVVLASYPSYVGFLGAARLVGMPVRGVRESATGIDPEDLTAQIRRARAEGLRPRACYVVPDFANPGGATMTTADRRLLLEVAAQEDILLLEDNPYSMFRLDGSRPPTLKSLDRDRRVVYLGSFAKTAFAGARIGYVVADQPVEDGAGGSTRFVDELAKLKSMLTLNTSTVAQAVIGGFLLEHRCSMEKASVREAAVYRENLRHLLGGLTERFGDGGADGAAGRVSWNTPNGGMFAVLTVPFRADQAMLEYSASRFGVLWAPMDHFYAGTGGHRQLRLSYSVLSPDRISMGLDRLAALVRDRA; translated from the coding sequence ATGGCCACCGCGCCCCACCCGAGCGAGGCAGGCGCCCTCGCGGCAGTCGCGCCGGTGCACCCGGCTCGGATCGAGGCCGCGCGGCTCCACGAGTCCGTCGGGGACCCGGTGCTGACCTCGATGACCCTGCTGAACGAGATCGCCGGGCGCTTCCCGGACGCGGTCTCCTTCGCGGCGGGCCGCCCGTACGAGGGCTTCTACGACACCCGTGCGCTGGCCAGGTACCTGGGCGCCTTCGAGGAGTACCTGCGCGGGGAGGCCGGGCTGACGGACGAGGAGGTCACCCGGGCGTTCTTCCAGTACGGCAGGACCAAGGGCATCATCCACGAGCTGATAGCCCGGCACCTGGCGAACGACGAGGGCTTGCGGACCGACCCCGAGGACATCCTGGTGACCACCGGGTGCCAGGAGGCCATGGTGCTCGTCCTGCGGGCCCTGTGCCAGGACCGGCGCGACGTGGTGCTCGCCTCCTACCCGTCCTACGTCGGATTCCTGGGCGCCGCCCGGCTGGTGGGCATGCCGGTCCGGGGAGTGCGCGAGAGCGCCACCGGCATCGACCCCGAGGACCTCACCGCCCAGATCAGGCGGGCCCGTGCGGAGGGCTTGCGCCCCCGCGCCTGCTACGTGGTCCCGGACTTCGCGAACCCCGGCGGCGCCACCATGACCACGGCGGACCGGCGGCTGCTGCTGGAGGTGGCGGCGCAGGAGGACATCCTGCTGCTGGAGGACAACCCGTACTCGATGTTCCGCCTCGACGGGTCACGCCCGCCGACGCTGAAGTCCCTGGACCGCGACCGGCGCGTGGTGTACCTCGGCTCGTTCGCCAAGACGGCGTTCGCCGGCGCCCGGATCGGCTACGTGGTCGCGGACCAGCCGGTGGAGGACGGCGCAGGCGGCAGCACGCGGTTCGTGGACGAGCTCGCCAAGCTCAAGAGCATGCTCACCCTCAATACCTCCACCGTCGCCCAGGCTGTCATCGGCGGCTTTCTGCTGGAGCACAGGTGCAGCATGGAGAAGGCCTCCGTCCGGGAGGCCGCCGTGTACCGGGAGAACCTCCGGCACCTGCTGGGCGGCCTCACCGAACGGTTCGGCGACGGCGGCGCTGACGGCGCGGCCGGGAGGGTCAGCTGGAACACACCGAACGGGGGGATGTTCGCCGTGCTGACCGTCCCGTTCCGCGCGGACCAGGCCATGCTGGAGTACTCCGCGAGCCGCTTCGGGGTGCTGTGGGCTCCGATGGACCACTTCTACGCCGGCACCGGCGGGCACCGGCAACTGCGGCTCTCCTACAGCGTGCTGTCCCCGGACCGGATCAGCATGGGTCTGGACCGGCTGGCCGCCCTGGTCCGTGACCGCGCCTGA
- a CDS encoding acetyl-CoA carboxylase biotin carboxylase subunit family protein — protein sequence MSESLDVLILSKRSVGGVRHLAELLRKSGRRPVLLSENAEDMNRGACDAHVVVDWAADGPERAVAAIDAAGVVPTAVVNLVDPLVQWQAWIARHYGLPGGEPAREVLVNKARVREEMHRLGLSDLWFGHGAAGSYPVEEVPAYPVIVKPCTDSGSSRLVRRADDAEQLRAALRDICGSAGPEFEVIVEEYVAGTEISIDGPLIDGRFRGLLHVEKCGRDEARNHDTGILHSPVRGERLTRGAELVERRITALCTDLGLDRGWLHVEARIAEDGAAELIEINPRVAGGMHPAAITHTCGLDAVEEMLLMALGQEDLERLRSAARSDELIGMVHIEPDRMGRVTEVTPLERMKELPGVLDGYIWDDFEVWSLDNENFFAAFMVTGGTEPELAEAADRVHREFSFRVG from the coding sequence ATGTCAGAATCGTTGGACGTACTCATCCTCTCCAAGAGGTCCGTCGGCGGCGTCCGCCACCTCGCGGAGCTGCTCCGGAAGTCGGGCCGCCGACCCGTCCTGCTCTCGGAGAACGCCGAGGACATGAACCGCGGCGCCTGTGACGCCCACGTGGTGGTCGACTGGGCCGCCGACGGCCCGGAGCGGGCGGTGGCCGCCATCGACGCGGCCGGCGTGGTGCCGACCGCGGTGGTCAACCTGGTGGACCCGCTGGTGCAGTGGCAGGCGTGGATCGCCCGCCACTACGGCCTGCCCGGCGGCGAGCCGGCGCGCGAGGTCCTGGTGAACAAGGCCCGGGTTCGGGAGGAGATGCACCGCCTGGGCCTCTCCGACCTCTGGTTCGGTCACGGCGCGGCCGGCTCGTACCCCGTCGAGGAGGTCCCGGCGTACCCGGTGATCGTCAAGCCGTGCACCGACTCCGGGTCCTCCCGGCTGGTGCGGCGCGCCGACGACGCGGAGCAGCTCCGGGCGGCCCTGCGGGACATCTGTGGGAGTGCCGGACCCGAGTTCGAGGTGATCGTGGAGGAGTACGTCGCGGGCACCGAGATCTCGATCGACGGGCCGCTGATCGACGGCCGGTTCCGCGGCCTGCTCCACGTCGAGAAGTGCGGGCGGGACGAGGCGCGCAACCACGACACCGGCATCCTGCACTCGCCGGTGCGCGGCGAACGGCTCACCCGGGGAGCCGAGCTGGTCGAGCGCCGGATCACCGCGCTCTGCACCGACCTCGGCCTGGACAGGGGTTGGCTGCACGTCGAGGCGCGGATCGCGGAGGACGGGGCCGCGGAACTGATCGAGATCAACCCGCGCGTCGCCGGGGGCATGCACCCCGCCGCGATCACCCACACCTGCGGTCTCGACGCCGTCGAGGAGATGCTCCTGATGGCGCTCGGCCAGGAGGACCTAGAGCGGCTCCGCTCGGCGGCCCGCAGCGACGAGCTCATCGGGATGGTGCACATCGAGCCCGACCGGATGGGCAGGGTCACCGAGGTGACGCCGCTGGAGCGGATGAAGGAGCTCCCGGGGGTGCTGGACGGCTACATCTGGGACGACTTCGAGGTCTGGTCCCTGGACAACGAGAACTTCTTCGCCGCGTTCATGGTCACCGGAGGCACTGAGCCGGAGCTCGCCGAGGCCGCGGACCGGGTACACCGCGAGTTCTCCTTCCGGGTCGGGTGA
- the hisS gene encoding histidine--tRNA ligase, with translation MTDQQVVRPAAISGFPEWLPEVRLVEQHWLDVIRAGFERYGFCSVETPSVEPLDVLMAKGETSQEVYTLRRLQEDQDDTSDAKLGLHFDLTVPFARYIAQHFNDLVFPFKRYQIQRVWRGERAQEGRFREFTQCDIDVINVDHVPLHFDAELPRIIHEIMSELRLPAWTINVNNRKVLQGFYQGLGVDDPLEVIRTVDKLDKIGVSGVSELLSRKVGLTDRQVGACVELASLRGTDASVVEDITGLGIRSELLSEGLDELAFVLDSLSDLPTGSLLADLSIARGLDYYTGTVYEGKFTDWPGYGSICSGGRYENLAGSYIRRNLPGIGMSIGLTRIFAKLLAEGLLPTGPASPSDLLMVLPEGREQAAEAAATAGLLRRRGLKVELYHQPDKVGKQVRYASRKGIPYIWFPPLSEGREHEVKDLVSGEQTAADPDTWRRP, from the coding sequence ATGACCGACCAGCAGGTTGTCCGACCGGCGGCCATCAGCGGATTTCCCGAGTGGCTCCCTGAAGTGCGGCTCGTCGAGCAGCATTGGCTCGACGTCATCCGCGCTGGTTTCGAGCGGTACGGCTTCTGCTCGGTCGAGACGCCGTCCGTGGAGCCGCTCGACGTGCTGATGGCGAAGGGCGAAACCTCGCAGGAGGTCTATACGCTGCGCCGGCTCCAGGAGGACCAGGACGACACGTCGGATGCCAAACTGGGCCTGCACTTCGACCTGACGGTGCCGTTCGCCCGGTACATCGCCCAGCACTTCAACGACCTGGTGTTCCCGTTCAAGCGCTACCAGATCCAGCGGGTCTGGCGGGGTGAGCGCGCCCAGGAAGGCCGTTTCCGGGAGTTCACCCAGTGCGACATCGACGTCATCAACGTCGACCACGTGCCGCTGCACTTCGACGCGGAACTGCCGCGGATCATCCACGAGATCATGAGCGAACTCCGCCTCCCGGCGTGGACCATCAACGTCAACAACCGGAAGGTCCTCCAGGGCTTCTACCAGGGTCTGGGCGTGGACGATCCGCTGGAGGTGATCCGGACCGTCGACAAGCTCGACAAGATCGGGGTGTCCGGGGTCAGCGAGCTGCTGTCCCGGAAGGTCGGCCTGACGGACCGGCAGGTCGGAGCCTGCGTGGAGCTCGCGAGCCTGCGCGGCACCGACGCGTCGGTGGTGGAGGACATCACCGGACTCGGCATCCGCTCGGAGCTGTTGTCCGAAGGTCTGGACGAACTTGCCTTCGTGCTGGACTCGCTGAGCGACCTGCCGACCGGGAGTCTGCTGGCGGACCTGTCGATCGCCCGCGGCCTGGACTACTACACGGGCACGGTCTACGAGGGCAAGTTCACCGACTGGCCGGGCTACGGCAGCATCTGCTCCGGCGGCCGGTACGAGAACCTGGCCGGCTCCTACATCCGCCGGAACCTGCCTGGCATCGGTATGTCCATCGGGCTGACCCGGATCTTCGCCAAGCTGCTGGCCGAGGGGCTGCTGCCCACCGGCCCGGCCTCGCCCAGCGACCTGTTGATGGTGCTCCCGGAGGGCCGGGAGCAGGCCGCCGAGGCGGCGGCGACCGCCGGGTTGCTGCGCCGGCGCGGGCTGAAGGTGGAGCTCTACCACCAGCCCGACAAGGTGGGGAAGCAGGTGCGCTACGCCTCCCGCAAGGGCATCCCGTACATCTGGTTCCCGCCGCTCAGCGAGGGCCGGGAGCACGAGGTCAAGGACCTCGTCAGCGGGGAGCAGACCGCCGCCGACCCGGACACCTGGCGGCGTCCCTGA
- a CDS encoding helix-turn-helix transcriptional regulator, whose amino-acid sequence MTTGNDFTDLARQLYHTAEDRCSWDPEDIAAETECSPLEAERAVGHLKRMGLLLPAPLQPSGYQVVRPVNALARLVSMERELTEGWMRDRSHRQEQILSLLREFPPQDGPSETATIDMLPTASAVNEYIEERALDARVREQAMHPGGVPPVELLDEMIHRDLAALDQGVQLEAIYAHHLVAVPHLAEYLTEVSRHGAEIRVAPAVPLRMIVIDDDIAILPIDPTETARGAFAVRSRQVVAALRAIFGFHWAVAAPLTSVHGAEEVGEMLSPFEKMVFHMMAMGSKDEAIARQLGISTRTLSRKVSRLLERLRVQTRFQAAVKLSESGMLDLGDVRDRELAG is encoded by the coding sequence GTGACAACCGGAAACGATTTCACAGACCTGGCCCGGCAGCTGTATCACACAGCAGAGGACCGATGTTCCTGGGATCCGGAGGACATCGCCGCGGAGACGGAGTGTTCGCCGCTCGAAGCCGAACGGGCCGTCGGGCACCTGAAGCGAATGGGCCTCCTGCTGCCGGCCCCGCTGCAGCCTTCGGGCTACCAGGTCGTGCGGCCGGTCAACGCCCTCGCCCGGCTGGTGTCCATGGAGCGCGAACTCACCGAGGGCTGGATGCGGGACCGGTCACACCGCCAGGAGCAGATCCTCTCCCTGCTGCGGGAGTTTCCCCCGCAGGACGGCCCTTCCGAGACCGCGACCATCGACATGCTGCCGACCGCCTCGGCGGTCAACGAGTACATCGAGGAGCGGGCCCTCGACGCCCGCGTCCGGGAACAGGCCATGCACCCCGGCGGGGTGCCACCGGTGGAACTGCTCGACGAGATGATCCACCGCGACCTCGCGGCGCTCGACCAGGGCGTGCAGTTAGAGGCCATCTACGCCCACCACCTGGTGGCGGTGCCCCACCTAGCGGAGTACCTCACCGAGGTGTCCCGCCACGGCGCCGAGATCCGGGTCGCCCCGGCGGTCCCGCTGCGCATGATCGTCATCGACGACGACATCGCCATCCTTCCGATCGACCCGACAGAGACGGCACGCGGCGCGTTCGCGGTGCGCAGCCGCCAGGTGGTCGCGGCGCTGCGGGCCATCTTCGGCTTCCACTGGGCCGTCGCCGCGCCGCTCACCTCGGTCCACGGGGCGGAGGAAGTCGGCGAGATGCTCAGCCCCTTCGAGAAGATGGTCTTCCACATGATGGCGATGGGCTCCAAGGACGAGGCGATCGCCCGCCAACTCGGCATCTCCACCCGGACGCTGAGCCGCAAGGTGTCCCGGCTCCTTGAGCGGCTTCGGGTCCAGACCCGATTCCAGGCCGCCGTCAAACTCTCGGAGTCCGGCATGCTCGACCTGGGCGACGTCCGGGACCGAGAGTTGGCTGGCTGA
- a CDS encoding DUF3445 domain-containing protein translates to MSGIALPVLKYALPELCTSEDQRQYRVHGRPTPGRHERVGCPRCIGNWHSSPWVRFWARQEDVICPSHWVWTGTTSSLDLSNHPKVASEVITANRRHRRLIRRRGRLTVRAAYYDAKRLCREWNKIGIFNKKISRRLTDILGPKWSVRHDDPESEAAYYPNVIELTQTLSSPYWRSLILDEHLPASPPREPLELLGVPADFYWLMEHTRHRAIRPRDPKDRQPPLQLAPALALLELSGLHQVGPRRTTRALQPVPLPAPAAAHPGGLR, encoded by the coding sequence GTGAGCGGCATTGCCCTGCCGGTCCTGAAGTATGCGCTTCCCGAGCTCTGCACATCTGAGGACCAAAGGCAGTACCGGGTCCACGGACGGCCCACTCCGGGCCGTCATGAACGCGTCGGCTGCCCCCGCTGCATCGGCAACTGGCACAGCTCGCCATGGGTGCGATTCTGGGCCCGGCAAGAAGACGTCATCTGCCCGAGCCACTGGGTCTGGACCGGCACCACGAGCTCCCTCGACCTCAGCAACCATCCCAAGGTCGCCTCGGAAGTCATCACGGCGAACCGACGCCACCGAAGACTGATCCGCCGGCGCGGACGCCTCACCGTCCGCGCGGCCTACTACGACGCGAAGAGGCTCTGCCGGGAGTGGAACAAGATCGGCATCTTCAACAAGAAGATCAGTCGGCGTCTGACGGACATCCTCGGCCCTAAGTGGAGCGTCCGTCACGACGATCCGGAATCCGAAGCCGCCTACTACCCGAACGTGATCGAGCTGACCCAGACCCTTTCCTCCCCTTACTGGCGATCACTCATCCTCGATGAGCACCTCCCTGCAAGCCCTCCGCGCGAGCCCCTCGAACTTCTCGGTGTCCCGGCCGACTTCTACTGGCTGATGGAGCACACCCGGCATCGAGCTATTCGTCCAAGAGATCCGAAGGACCGTCAACCCCCACTTCAACTGGCACCCGCACTCGCACTACTGGAGTTATCCGGCCTTCACCAAGTGGGTCCTCGACGAACTACGCGAGCGCTTCAGCCCGTCCCCCTACCGGCACCTGCTGCGGCCCACCCCGGAGGTCTTCGGTGA